A section of the Hypomesus transpacificus isolate Combined female chromosome 1, fHypTra1, whole genome shotgun sequence genome encodes:
- the LOC124468171 gene encoding vacuolar ATPase assembly integral membrane protein vma21-like — MDGLAKTSHSSTSGAAPDFRGNESSLVSALKTLLFFTVLMVTVPIGLYFASKAYIFEGTMKMSNSDSYFYAAIVAVLAVHIVLALFVYVAWNEGPPKSKGKHD, encoded by the exons ATGGACGGTTTGGCCAAAACATCGCATAGCAGCACCTCTGGTGCAGCGCCGGATTTCAGAGG TAATGAGAGTTCCCTGGTTTCTGCCCTCAaaactctcctcttcttcaccgTCCTGATGGTCACTGTGCCCATTGGCTTATACTTCGCATCAAAGGCTTATATATTTGAAG GTACAATGAAGATGTCCAATTCAGACAGCTACTTCTATGCTGCCATTGTTGCCGTGCTTGCCGTGCACATAGTCCTGgctctgtttgtgtatgtagcCTGGAATGAAGGACCACCCAAAAGCAAAGGCAAACATGACTAA
- the LOC124470493 gene encoding gap junction alpha-3 protein-like: protein MGDWNLLGKLLEKAQEHSTVVGKVWLTVLFIFRILVLSAAAEKVWGDEQSGFTCDTKQPGCENVCYDVTFPISHVRFWVLQIIFVSTPSLIYLGHILHLVRMEEKQKQREKEQAQNTEKQQFIMEVKSSRKPFVRDDKGRVRLQGELLRTYVFNIIFKTLFEVGFIVAQYLLYGFQLKPLYTCDRSPCPNTVNCYISRPTEKTIFIIFMLGVASLSLFLNLIEMYHLGFTKCRQGLRYHRKQVSSEFITKEPSETAVPFVPSYDDYFHSHHHTVQPAYPPVPSYNLSPLSEETDSAYQPYHSKAAYKQNKDNLAVERSSSKPEDMDLKGKKGGAGSVGGSAPGSPSMAKSNRHAKHSNNKTRIDDLKI from the coding sequence ATGGGTGACTGGAACCTGCTGGGAAAGCTGCTGGAAAAGGCCCAGGAGCACTCCACGGTGGTGGGCAAGGTCTGGCTGACCGTCCTTTTCATCTTCCGCATCCTGGTCCTCAGTGCCGCAGCCGAGAAGGTCTGGGGTGATGAGCAGTCAGGCTTCACCTGCGACACCAAGCAGCCCGGTTGCGAGAACGTCTGCTACGATGTCACGTTCCCCATCTCGCATGTGCGCTTCTGGGTCCTGCAGATCATCTTCGTCTCAACGCCCAGTCTGATCTACCTGGGCCACATCCTCCACCTGGTaaggatggaggagaagcagaagcagagggagaaagagcaggCGCAGAACACTGAGAAGCAGCAGTTCATCATGGAGGTTAAGAGCAGCAGGAAACCCTTCGTCAGGGATGACAAGGGCAGAGTccgcctgcagggggagctTTTGCGCACCTACGTCTTCAACATAATCTTCAAGACGCTGTTCGAGGTTGGCTTCATTGTGGCGCAGTACCTTCTCTACGGCTTCCAGCTCAAGCCCCTTTACACCTGTGACCGCTCACCCTGTCCCAACACAGTGAACTGCTACATCTCACGCCCCACAGAGAAAaccatcttcatcatcttcatgtTAGGAGTGGCCAGCCTGTCCTTGTTCCTTAACCTCATTGAGATGTACCACCTGGGCTTCACCAAGTGTCGACAGGGCCTTCGGTACCACCGCAAGCAGGTCTCCTCTGAGTTTATCACCAAGGAGCCCAGCGAAACAGCCGTGCCTTTCGTGCCCAGCTACGACGACTACTTCCACAGTCACCACCACACGGTGCAGCCTGCTTACCCCCCGGTGCCCTCCTAcaacctctctcccctgtcagaGGAAACAGACTCCGCCTACCAGCCGTACCACAGCAAGGCTGCCTACAAGCAGAACAAGGATAACCTGGCGGTGGAGAGAAGCAGCAGCAAGCCAGAGGATATGGATCTGAAAGGGAAaaaggggggagcagggagtgTGGGGGGATCAGCTCCAGGGTCACCCAGCATGGCCAAGTCCAACCGTCACGCcaaacacagcaacaacaaGACCAGAATAGATGATCTGAAGATCTGA
- the LOC124470675 gene encoding uncharacterized protein LOC124470675 produces the protein MLQQLPPPDLLNIAKRCLVYNLLVFENARNALDRDIKHFTERAIVEVQDCLNKQQPTNLRDCCNLLKALCAKCHVIQQLSAALKNLTSDLQCIAKAPLKGNLLPNQVELSRERAIQVPDVLKFGPMLQNVLMASSITRAVQLLGATLSFHQLQLFFTSQADSLLPKDAFTHCTVSTTQHSTVFEAPVLTCEVARKHDKAQNVVRLEKTTEVQQIGVKPSVALQPAPTPQVNILKSSSSPPLPNNYQHSGDCSSNSTPVPSLLIGQGMENNVFLLHQKQTSSQLVHFLRSNAKNKHVMEVTYEWSEYFQYTSGLCQTEAAATAPLVDGVMKHQTREAEMEEPGVAASQVLLRKQSFPEVDTHYPVFTVKRVESGGSLTYTCMIATKTELWDVGDIFTDVRHTTSQSSAFEKEGNLQISCTEDHVERTTNAILPPSQLQTEEANPRLEVSRDLEIFQKCSVSSSVNLFRGPELKHLSIPKCSQTSIPKFQVRKYEEMAVVVSHMVSPGCFYIQHSDASLQLQALHADSLKDSRSFAELRSIPDIGSYVMSWFPSQEMWCRAQVTKICGMCGENNPTDCDRTSSSIQVEVRRLDYGDSSCLSLWDIKELHPDMTTLPLQAVQVALAKVSPAEGSAWSQVAVGWFRDMVENRTLFARLYIQGDGEGAKVLVELFMERGKIGAMRRGASLSLRLAQNGHAKHDKLRNVGIKRSSAQEQTRKREAAWGKYLISLIYNLPDLESKMNWGSFYAVISGVNRYSTGIGRIWLSVIFIFRILVLVVAAESVWGDEKSGFTCNTQQPGCNSVCYDQFFPISHIRLWALQLILVSTPALLVAMHVAHRHHIDKKIMRRTGRGSPKDLEHIKSQKFPIVGALWWTYMISIIFRIGFEVTFLYIFYVIYPDFKMVRLVKCDSFPCPNTVDCFVSRPTEKTIFTVFMLSVSGVCVLLNLAEVAYLIGRACMRCCHGSDEESKVAWITQKLSSYKQNEINQLIADHSLKAKFNVTRKTPVEKGERCSAF, from the exons ATGCTTCAACAATTACCACCACCTGACCTACTCAATATCGCCAAAAGATGCCTCGTGTACAACCTGTTAGTATTTGAGAATGCCAGGAACGCACTGGATCGAGATATAAAACATTTCACGGAACGG GCCATTGTGGAGGTACAAGATTGTCTAAATAAGCAGCAGCCAACCAATCTTCGGGATTGCTGCAACCTTCTGAAAGCCCTGTGTGCCAAATGTCATGTTATCCAACAACTTTCTGCTGCATTGAAAAACCTCACATCTG ATCTACAATGCATCGCTAAAGCCCCTTTAAAGGGAAACCTACTTCCCAACCAGGTAGAACTGTCCAGGGAAAGGGCCATCCAGGTGCCGGATGTACTGAAGTTCGGCCCCATGCTCCAGAATGTCTTGATGGCAAGTTCTATCACAAGGGCAGTCCAGCTTCTGGGAGCTACCCTGTCCTTCCACCAGCTCCAGCTCTTCTTTACCTCCCAGGCTGATAGTCTGCTCCCGAAGGATGCATTCACACACTGCACGGTGTCTACCACCCAGCACAGCACAGTCTTTGAGGCACCAGTCTTAACCTGTGAGGTTGCGAGGAAGCATGACAAAGCACAGAACGTTGTTCGCTTGGAGAAAACGACAGAAGTACAGCAGATTGGGGTTAAACCAAGTGTAGCGCTTCAGCCAGCACCGACTCCGCAGGTCAATATTCTGaagtcatcatcatccccaccaCTGCCAAATAACTATCAACATTCAGGTGACTGTAGCTCTAACAGCACACCAGTACCCTCACTGCTCATTGGCCAGGGGATGGAGAACAACGTATTTTTGCTGCACCAGAAGCAGACTTCCTCCCAGCTTGTCCATTTCCTGCGATCCAATGCCAAGAACAAGCATGTTATGGAGGTCACCTATGAATGGAGTGAATACTTTCAGTACACCTCTGGTCTCTGCCAAACTGAAGCCGCTGCCACAGCGCCCCTTGTGGATGGGGTGATGAAGCACCAGACCAGAGAGGCTGAGATGGAGGAGCCAGGAGTGGCAGCGTCACAAGTCCTGTTGAGGAAGCAGTCGTTCCCAGAGGTGGACACACACTACCCAGTCTTCACTGTGAAGAGAGTGGAGTCTGGAGGTTCTCTGACCTACACCTGCATGATCGCAACCAAAACCGAGCTCTGGGACGTGGGAGACATCTTCACTGATGTCAGACACACTACCTCTCAGAGTAGCGCCTTCGAGAAAGAAGGCAATCTTCAAATCTCCTGTACTGAAGATCACGTGGAGAGGACCACCAATGCTATCCTGCCACCCAGCCAGCTCCAGACTGAAGAGGCCAACCcgaggctggaggtcagcagAGATCTTGAGATCTTCCAGAAGTGCTCTGTCTCATCTTCCGTCAACCTCTTCAGAGGTCCAGAACTTAAGCACCTCAGCATTCCAAAGTGTAGCCAAACGAGCATTCCGAAGTTTCAGGTACGGAAGTATGAGGAGATGGCGGTGGTGGTTAGTCACATGGTCAGTCCTGGGTGCTTCTACATCCAGCATTCAGATGCCTCCCTGCAGCTTCAAGCCCTCCACGCAGA CAGTCTGAAGGACAGTCGTTCATTCGCAGAGCTGCGGAGCATCCCAGATATTGGGAGCTATGTGATGAGCTGGTTCCCCTCACAGGAGATGTGGTGCAGGGCCCAGGTCACCAAGATCTGTGGCATGTGTGGAG agaaCAACCCAACAGACTGTGACAGAACATCCAGCAGCAtccaggtggaggtgaggaggctgGACTACGGGGACTCTTCCTGTTTGTCCCTCTGGGACATTAAGGAGCTCCATCCAGATATGACCACACTTCCCCTTCAGGCTGTCCAGGTTGCTCTGGCCAAA GTGTCCCCGGCGGAGGGCTCTGCCTGGTCCCAGGTGGCGGTGGGTTGGTTCAGGGACATGGTGGAGAACAGGACCCTGTTCGCCAGGCTTTATATTCAGGGAGATGGGGAAGGTGCCAAGGTCCTTGTGGAGCTCTTCATGGAGAGGGGGAAGATTGGGGCCATGAG GAGAGGGGCCTCCTTGTCGCTGAGATTGGCTCAGAATGGACACGCCAAGCATGATAAGCTGAGGAACGTGGGCATCAAGAGAAGTAG TGCTCAAGAGCAGACAAGGAAACGAGAAGCAGCCTGGGGGAAGTACCTCATCTCCT TGATTTATAACCTTCCAGACCTGGAATCCAAAATGAACTGGGGGTCCTTTTATGCTGTGATCAGCGGCGTAAACAGGTATTCCACTGGCATCGGCCGCATTTGGCTCTCCGTGATCTTTATCTTTCGCATCCTGGTCCTGGTGGTGGCGGCTGAAAGCGTTTGGGGCGACGAGAAGTCCGGGTTCACCTGCAACACCCAGCAGCCTGGCTGCAACAGTGTCTGCTACGACCAGTTTTTCCCCATCTCGCACATCCGCTTGTGGGCTCTGCAGCTCATCCTAGTGTCCACCCCGGCCCTGCTGGTGGCCATGCATGTGGCCCACCGGCATCACATTGACAAGAAGATCATGAGGAGAACGGGCAGAGGCAGCCCTAAAGACCTGGAGCACATCAAGAGCCAGAAGTTCCCGATCGTCGGAGCTCTCTGGTGGACCTACATGATCAGCATCATCTTCAGAATCGGCTTTGAGGTGACCTTCCTCTACATCTTCTACGTGATCTACCCCGACTTTAAGATGGTGCGTCTGGTGAAGTGTGACTCGTTCCCGTGCCCAAATACGGTGGATTGCTTCGTCTCCAGGCCCACGGAGAAGACCATATTCACCGTTttcatgctgtctgtgtctggggTGTGCGTGCTCCTAAACCTGGCAGAGGTGGCCTATCTGATTGGTCGAGCTTGCATGCGATGCTGCCATGGCTCAGACGAGGAGAGCAAAGTAGCCTGGATCACCCAGAAGCTGTCATCCTATAAACAGAATGAGATTAATCAGCTGATAGCGGACCATTCTCTCAAGGCTAAGTTCAATGTGACCAGAAAGACCCCTGTGGAGAAGGGTGAGAGGTGTTCTGCTTTCTGA
- the LOC124468191 gene encoding transforming growth factor beta activator LRRC32-like isoform X1, with the protein MLSPLRGCCDKRVYWVNKSQQAAYLVSTSLLSSYFFFFHDEQLYMAVESCSAAQTSKISRMMMGHTLNLFYLFWSHSLLYPVFGRQDLHYQELSQQHQNLTSIPDGLDPSLRGLDLSHNMIRQLGLLALPDLKRLDLSYNHVELMDDLVFQHVPELIELNLACNELNNNVEINSKTLQRLQTLRRLDMSLNSLDGDAVGLYISNMSSLEHLDLTGNTLMKLMSKSFTGAKSLRTISLENNVISDIEPGTFKTLRELESLNLARNNLAHICDFKLHQVKFLNLSRNSIAFFVTHEDEELYKLEILDLSHNNLLYFPIVPKTSRLRHLHLQHNMLGAMSTEVQVPESNTLYKEITCAKNSTLENDNIYSNWRHMPLVYVDLSNNHFRYFPLQTLRYLTALETLNLSTNCLSDVSYDSAQDGTVGNLAQPLFPSLRYFDLQNNDITHFSPLSLQSLPRIETLNLQQNTVKPCDPRPKPDNMTKPSPQPDLSCVNFSQIRTLRHLNLQDNGIEVLHPKTFDQTPLVSLKLARNEDLMIHLGALEGVQRSLQSLSISEINMTNTDWSLPCLTALTQLNISYNNLVAIPDSIVCSPIRELDVRNNAFVSLDDSLVANLSVRLRVLYISGNALNCCDTNWLIILRKAKVNIPDLYKSECITAYNGSLILLTEFLHNPSLFCLYESGTPELSLVLVIIFILFVSTAFTTLVVCIQKVCCQRGSFIV; encoded by the exons atgctctctcctctcagagGGTGTTGTGACAAACGTGTTTATTGGGTTAATAAAAGTCAACAAGCAGCGTATCTGGTGTCCACATCCCTTCTTTCctcttacttttttttttttcatgatgAGCAGCTATATATGGCTGTAGAGTCATGCAGCGCTGCCCAGACAAGCAAAATAAGCAGAATGATGATGGGACACACTCTCAATCTCTTTTACCTCTTTTGGTCACACTCTCTCCTTTACCCAGTCTTTGGAAGGCAAGATCTGCACTACCAG GAGCTGTCCCAGCAACACCAGAACCTGACTTCAATTCCTGATGGACTGGACCCAAGTCTTAGGGGACTGGACCTCTCCCACAACATGATCAGGCAGCTGGGCCTGCTGGCTCTACCAGACCTGAAAAGATTGGACCTCAGCTATAACCATGTTGAGCTGATGGATGATCTGGTTTTCCAGCATGTTCCAGAACTGATAGAACTGAACCTGGCCTGTAATGAGCTGAACAACAACGTTGAGATAAACAGCAAAACCCTACAGCGCCTCCAAACATTGAGGAGGCTGGATATGTCTCTGAACAGCTTAGATGGTGATGCAGTAGGACTTTACATTTCCAACATGTCTTCTCTGGAACACCTAGATCTCACAGGAAATACTTTGATGAAACTCATGTCAAAATCCTTTACAGGAGCCAAGAGCTTGAGAACGATTTCCCTTgaaaataatgtcatatcagATATAGAGCCGGGGACATTTAAAACTTTGAGAGAACTAGAAAGTTTGAACTTGGCCCGAAACAATTTGGCCCACATCTGTGACTTCAAACTCCATCAGGTGAAATTCTTAAACCTGAGCCGAAATTCTATTGCGTTCTTTGTAACACACGAGGATGAGGAATTGTACAAACTTGAAATCTTGGATCTGAGTCACAACAACCTCCTTTATTTTCCAATTGTCCCAAAGACCAGTCGTCTTAGACACCTTCACCTGCAACACAACATGTTGGGGGCCATGAGCACAGAGGTCCAGGTGCCAGAGTCCAACACTCTTTACAAAGAGATCACATGTGCGAAGAACAGTACTTTAGAGAACGATAACATATATTCCAACTGGAGGCACATGCCATTGGTTTATGTAGACTTGAGTAACAATCACTTCAGGTACTTTCCTCTACAAACCCTGAGGTATCTGACAGCTTTGGAAACACTGAATTTGAGTACAAACTGTCTTTCTGATGTCAGCTATGACTCTGCGCAGGATGGTACTGTGGGAAACCTTGCCcaacctctctttccctccttgcgGTACTTTGACTTgcaaaacaatgacatcacacacttctcccccctctctctacagtcCCTGCCCCGTATAGAGACTCTGAACCTACAACAGAACACTGTGAAGCCATGTGACCCAAGACCAAAACCAGACAACATGACAAAACCAAGCCCACAACCTGATTTGTCCTGCGTCAACTTCAGCCAAATTAGGACTCTAAGACATCTTAACTTGCAAGACAATGGCATAGAGGTTCTCCATCCCAAAACTTTTGATCAAACACCTCTCGTTTCTCTCAAATTGGCAAGGAATGAAGATTTGATGATACACTTGGGTGCCTTGGAGGGTGTCCAGAGAAGTCTACAGTCACTTAGTATCAGTGAAATTAACATGACAAACACTGACTGGTCTTTACCTTGTTTAACAGCACTGACTCAGCTTAACATTTCCTACAACAACCTAGTTGCGATCCCTGACAGTATTGTATGTTCTCCAATAAGAGAGCTTGATGTTAGAAATAATGCTTTTGTTTCATTAGATGATTCTTTGGTTGCAAATTTGTCTGTGCGTCTTCGAGTTCTATATATTAGTGGAAACGCTTTAAACTGCTGTGATACAAACTGGCTGATAATCTTGAGGAAAGCCAAGGTTAACATTCCAGACCTTTATAAATCGGAATGTATCACAGCTTACAATGGAAGCCTTATACTGCTGACTGAGTTTTTACACAATCCTTCCCTTTTTTGTTTGTATGAGTCTGGGACACCAGAACTGAGTTTGGTACTTGTTATAATCTTCATCTTATTTGTGTCTACTGCGTTTACAACATTGGTTGTGTGTATACAAAAAGTGTGTTGCCAAAGAGGATCTTTTATTGTGTGA
- the LOC124468191 gene encoding transforming growth factor beta activator LRRC32-like isoform X2, protein MFKHVIHVLLQNQELSQQHQNLTSIPDGLDPSLRGLDLSHNMIRQLGLLALPDLKRLDLSYNHVELMDDLVFQHVPELIELNLACNELNNNVEINSKTLQRLQTLRRLDMSLNSLDGDAVGLYISNMSSLEHLDLTGNTLMKLMSKSFTGAKSLRTISLENNVISDIEPGTFKTLRELESLNLARNNLAHICDFKLHQVKFLNLSRNSIAFFVTHEDEELYKLEILDLSHNNLLYFPIVPKTSRLRHLHLQHNMLGAMSTEVQVPESNTLYKEITCAKNSTLENDNIYSNWRHMPLVYVDLSNNHFRYFPLQTLRYLTALETLNLSTNCLSDVSYDSAQDGTVGNLAQPLFPSLRYFDLQNNDITHFSPLSLQSLPRIETLNLQQNTVKPCDPRPKPDNMTKPSPQPDLSCVNFSQIRTLRHLNLQDNGIEVLHPKTFDQTPLVSLKLARNEDLMIHLGALEGVQRSLQSLSISEINMTNTDWSLPCLTALTQLNISYNNLVAIPDSIVCSPIRELDVRNNAFVSLDDSLVANLSVRLRVLYISGNALNCCDTNWLIILRKAKVNIPDLYKSECITAYNGSLILLTEFLHNPSLFCLYESGTPELSLVLVIIFILFVSTAFTTLVVCIQKVCCQRGSFIV, encoded by the coding sequence ATGTTTAAGCATGTGATACATGTATTACTTCAAAACCAGGAGCTGTCCCAGCAACACCAGAACCTGACTTCAATTCCTGATGGACTGGACCCAAGTCTTAGGGGACTGGACCTCTCCCACAACATGATCAGGCAGCTGGGCCTGCTGGCTCTACCAGACCTGAAAAGATTGGACCTCAGCTATAACCATGTTGAGCTGATGGATGATCTGGTTTTCCAGCATGTTCCAGAACTGATAGAACTGAACCTGGCCTGTAATGAGCTGAACAACAACGTTGAGATAAACAGCAAAACCCTACAGCGCCTCCAAACATTGAGGAGGCTGGATATGTCTCTGAACAGCTTAGATGGTGATGCAGTAGGACTTTACATTTCCAACATGTCTTCTCTGGAACACCTAGATCTCACAGGAAATACTTTGATGAAACTCATGTCAAAATCCTTTACAGGAGCCAAGAGCTTGAGAACGATTTCCCTTgaaaataatgtcatatcagATATAGAGCCGGGGACATTTAAAACTTTGAGAGAACTAGAAAGTTTGAACTTGGCCCGAAACAATTTGGCCCACATCTGTGACTTCAAACTCCATCAGGTGAAATTCTTAAACCTGAGCCGAAATTCTATTGCGTTCTTTGTAACACACGAGGATGAGGAATTGTACAAACTTGAAATCTTGGATCTGAGTCACAACAACCTCCTTTATTTTCCAATTGTCCCAAAGACCAGTCGTCTTAGACACCTTCACCTGCAACACAACATGTTGGGGGCCATGAGCACAGAGGTCCAGGTGCCAGAGTCCAACACTCTTTACAAAGAGATCACATGTGCGAAGAACAGTACTTTAGAGAACGATAACATATATTCCAACTGGAGGCACATGCCATTGGTTTATGTAGACTTGAGTAACAATCACTTCAGGTACTTTCCTCTACAAACCCTGAGGTATCTGACAGCTTTGGAAACACTGAATTTGAGTACAAACTGTCTTTCTGATGTCAGCTATGACTCTGCGCAGGATGGTACTGTGGGAAACCTTGCCcaacctctctttccctccttgcgGTACTTTGACTTgcaaaacaatgacatcacacacttctcccccctctctctacagtcCCTGCCCCGTATAGAGACTCTGAACCTACAACAGAACACTGTGAAGCCATGTGACCCAAGACCAAAACCAGACAACATGACAAAACCAAGCCCACAACCTGATTTGTCCTGCGTCAACTTCAGCCAAATTAGGACTCTAAGACATCTTAACTTGCAAGACAATGGCATAGAGGTTCTCCATCCCAAAACTTTTGATCAAACACCTCTCGTTTCTCTCAAATTGGCAAGGAATGAAGATTTGATGATACACTTGGGTGCCTTGGAGGGTGTCCAGAGAAGTCTACAGTCACTTAGTATCAGTGAAATTAACATGACAAACACTGACTGGTCTTTACCTTGTTTAACAGCACTGACTCAGCTTAACATTTCCTACAACAACCTAGTTGCGATCCCTGACAGTATTGTATGTTCTCCAATAAGAGAGCTTGATGTTAGAAATAATGCTTTTGTTTCATTAGATGATTCTTTGGTTGCAAATTTGTCTGTGCGTCTTCGAGTTCTATATATTAGTGGAAACGCTTTAAACTGCTGTGATACAAACTGGCTGATAATCTTGAGGAAAGCCAAGGTTAACATTCCAGACCTTTATAAATCGGAATGTATCACAGCTTACAATGGAAGCCTTATACTGCTGACTGAGTTTTTACACAATCCTTCCCTTTTTTGTTTGTATGAGTCTGGGACACCAGAACTGAGTTTGGTACTTGTTATAATCTTCATCTTATTTGTGTCTACTGCGTTTACAACATTGGTTGTGTGTATACAAAAAGTGTGTTGCCAAAGAGGATCTTTTATTGTGTGA